The sequence ATGTTGAATGTGGATGATATACCTGCAGAGGTTAAATGGGAAATTGCAACCAGATCATCCATGGGTCTGGCCATGGGCTACAGCGCTGCAATGCGCAAGTTCCTGAATGAGAAGGTTGCAGAGGAATTGGACGAAGCTGTCTGGACAGAGGGCGGAAAAGGAATAGGTGATATAGCAAGTTCCCTTGGAATTCCAACAGGCAACGCCCAGGAAATTGAAAATGCTTGGAACGTGATTGGAGAAATAGTCATGCCGGGAGTTGAGGCAAAGGTCGTTGAATCAAACCCCGAAAGGGTTGTGGACAGAGTAGATAAATGTTCCACATGCAGCCAGGCAAAGGAAGCAGGATTTCCAACAGAATCTGTTTGCAGACCATGTAGAGCCTTTAACGAAGCTGCAATTGAATCTTTAAATCCAAACTACACCATGAACTTCAACAAGAGGATGTGTCTTGGTGATGACTACTGTGAATCAGTTATTGAGAAGAAACATGGAATAACACTGGAAGCAGCTCCAGCAGGATACCATGAAGAGGAAGGAGATTAAAAACAGTACTGCAAAGTAGAGGCGATGCAGATGGTAAGTATTGAGGACATACCAATGAAAGTGCGCTGGGACATTGCAACCAGATCATCAACAGACATGAGACAGGGTTATGCCAGGGCCTTTCAAAACATATTGAACGAAAGAATGGTTGAGGATGTGGTTGAAGCAATCTGGGCACAGGGAGGAAGACAGGTTAAGGACGTTGCAGATTCACTCGGACTTCCACATGGAAATGCCCAGCAGGTGAACGATGCACTGGGAATTGTTTCAGGTATAATACTTGGACCTGGATTTAAAATAGAAACTGTAGAATCTGATAAAAACAGGGTGGTTGATAGAGTAACCAGCTGCCCAGTATTTAAAAGTAGCAAAAAACAGAATTTACCTGCTTCAGGACCATGTATTGCATGTAAAGCCTTTAACAAATATGCTGTGGAGTCACTGAACCCCAACTACACACAGCACACCACCAAACGAATGTGCATGGGTGATGAATACTGTGAAAGCATTATTGAGGAAAAATAAAGGAGATTAAAATCTACAGATGCAGTACCTGCACAGGGAAAGCTCTTCTGCCATGAACTTCCTCTTCCCTGTGCAAATGTACCTATCCTTCCCTTTGTAAACCCTATATCCATCCTTAAAAACAGTTCCTGGCGGGTGCAGAGGCTTCTTTGCAACGAAAACCAGGTAGGTTGATATGATCTTTATGAATTCCCTGAAGGATTTATCTTCTGGGGCGTAAAGTGAAAAGTAGTGGTCGATTCTCATCTTGAGATCTTCTACCATGAAATCATCAACATCTTCATCTTCGCGGTTGATTGATGAAGTGAGTATCTCCTGGAAGTTCTCATAGTTGTAACGCGACATAATGGAATTTATTGAATTATCAGTTTTTTCTGGAGCTTTAACAATCTCTTTGTAGCGTTCTACCTCTTTCTTGAGTTTTAGAAGTAGTTCTGAAGTTTTCATTATTAATTTTCCTTTTATTCTTCTTTTAAAGTCCTGTAAAAAAGTGGATTTAAAAAAAATATGACGTTCTACAGAGGAATTTACAAATGGGATTGGTTGATTCTATTGATGATTGCTTTTTTGTAAAAGGATTCTCAACTCTTCAGTGAATTCTCAGCTATGCGAACGTACTCCTCATTTTCAAGGATCTGGAGTGCTTTTGCACGTTCATCCCTCTTGTTGAGGGTGTACTTTTCATCAGATGCAACAACTATTCCTATAGCCTCAAGTTCCCTGAGATGATCCCGAGCAACATCCACAGGCACTTCAGATATACTTGCTATCTCATCAACTGTTAAAGGTTCTCCCCAGCGTTCGATGAGTTCTTCAAGGACGCTTAATTTCGTGGAGTCTCCAAGTAATTCCCTTAAAACCACGGTCACTGTACCATCTCCATGTAAGGTATCGAGATCTTCAATTCAAGACATTTAATCAATTCATGACATTCAAAATTATTAAGACATACATCCAATATAAATATTATTAATTTTCAGATGATTGAACCCGCTAACAAAGAAGTTTTTGATAAAAATTGGAAGGATTTCACGGCTTTCCAAAGAACCTGAAGCTCCAAAGGAAACTCTTAATGAACTTTTTAAGTTCTCCAGATTCCTTATCTTTCTTCTCCCTTTTCCTGCTCTTGTCTGCAAGGCTGTGGATCTCTTTCCAGTCATCCATTTTTAGGGGCCTTCTGGTTTTTTTGATTTAGGGTTTTATTTACTTATACTATCTTGTTTATATTATGATTTTATTTTAAATGATCTTTTGATAATTTTAATGGATTTAACGAGTTCGTAAACCTTGAATCGATTTATCCCATAGGATCTCGTCTACTTCAACCTTCCATGCACCTGTATCAAACCACATTACTAGAAGTTCTTCTCCACGGTCCATTGAATCTATTTCCTCTTTTTGGGAGTTGATTTCATCTGCAGTTCCTATAACAACTTCAAACCCCTTTTTATGTCGTAATTTTGAAGTTCTTTTAAATTCAACCAGATTATCCAGATCCCTTTTGATCCCGGGAGCATTGGAATGTCCATTAACGAGGGCACGCTGAAATCCTATGACTGCAATATCGTTGTCACTGGAATCAAAGATATGGAGAATAAAATCGGGAATCCTCTGACAATCTGGATTATTCTTGTACCTCTTATTCACTTCAGCCTGTAAAGCCAGGTCCTTTATGGAATTTTCATGATAAAACTTACGATACTGATGATAAAATTCATATGCAAATTGTTTTTCCTGAAAGTAGAGAGGGTTAAGATACTCCTGCCCATATATCCTCTGAGAGATCTTTATATAATTCTTATCGATGTTTTCTAGAGCTTTTTTTATTTTATGAGTTAAGATATCGTAGCTTTCCATAACATCACACCTCAACTTAAGTAGAGTGATTCCTGTTGATTGGTCTATTATACCCAGAGCCATATATAATGTTGAGCAATTGATTCTTTTGAAAAAACATAAAAGGTTGTGAGGGATTTGTTGAAGAGTGTGAATAAGCCACGTTCTACTGAAGAAAAAATTATTTCTAAGAACAAATTTTAAAAAATAATTAATAAAAGATCTTTTTTAAAAATAAAACTTTAAAATAGAATTTATCGAAAATTACGTATTTTTGAATCTTAAAATAAAAAAATATTAAAAAGCTATAAATTATTTAAGCTAAAAGAGGGCTTGTTAAAGAAAAAGTTTATAAAAGTTTAAATCTTCCTAAACAACCCCTATTCCTCCTCATCCCCAAACGTAAACACACAAGTAGGAGAATTCAACCCAACCCCTGAATCATGCCTCACGCGTCCAGGCAGTCCTGTCCATTTGAAGCTCAGCTCGGTTATGGCCTTGCACATCAAACAGAAGGTTTTATTATCGCCCTTGTGGGTGCCCCAGAAGCATCTGTTCACCAAGAGGGAATCATCCTTGGTATCCACTTTGTAGCCCAAGTTTTTGAAGAACTGGTGGAGCCATTTCAGGTAATCTTCAAGGAGTTCCTCATCACTGCGCATGGAGTTTTCAGCTAGCAGTTCCTTCCTGAACCTTGGATGGACGTTGCTCTGGAAGAACCTTGCAAATTCCTTTAAAAATCCTGCTGTATCCTCTATTCGCATGCTTGAGGTCATTGCCTTTGATGATATGAGCATGAACTGGTTCAGACCTTTGAGGCGTTCCTCTGATTCTTCCACCCGGGATTTGACCTTCCTATTGTAGAGGGCTATCTCCATGTTGAAGGCAAGTTCCTTCTCATCGTAGGGCTTTATAACGTAGCCCGCAGGTTTGGTTTCCTTGGCCCTTTCAAAGGTCTTCTCATCTGCATGGGCTGTGAGGTATATGACCGGGGCATCGGTTATCTCGTAGATATGTTCTATTGCCTCCACACCGTCCATGTCCCCCTTGAGTATGATGTCTGCAAGGATGAGATCCAGCTTGTTTTCCCTGGCAATTTCAATTGCATCCTCTCCAGATCCTGCCACTCCAACAACGTGGTACCCCCACGTTTCAAGCTTCTTCTGAATCTCCAGGGCGGTTATACTCTCATCTTCAATTATCAGTACCCGTGTCTTGTCCAATTAAAACCTCTCCATTAACTAAAAAGCAACTGTCAGAGTCTTTTCAATGTGAATTACTTTTATTCATACATTTTTATTCATATACATTAACATGTAACTTTCTATTCATATCCACTATTATTAGCATATAATAAGGTATTATATATTTTTTGTGAAGATCACCTTAAGGAATGGAAATTGTTTACCAAAAGAAATATTAGTAATATCACATATATAAATGTACATATTTCTCATTTACAGATCCAGTTCCATGTACTGGGAATCCCACATGCTCAAAAAAAGCACTTGAGGAGACATGTTAACTCAAAAAGTGACATATTCAGAGTACATGAATAAAATAATATTCTCTACTGGCCACGATTTAACAAAACATATATTAATGATGCACCATAAGAACAATAAAGGAAAGGAATTGTTCAAGGAACATGGAACTTTTTTAGAATGTATGTGGATCCATAGGGTCTGAATTATTTGATTATGAAAAAAAGAGTGAGTGTGATACAATGGATTACACGTTGATATCAACGATCTATGCAATAGAACCTGTTATGTTCTGTATAACTAACTTCTCCCCAAAGAAGGTTGTTCTTTTAAGGGAAGAAGATGCCCCGAAGGACAAGCTCAAGGTTGAGGAAACACTGGCTGAAACCCTTGGAAAGTTCATAGACATAGAGACCAAAATAACCAGTCTCTACGAAGTTGTGAGAATAGCCAAGGACACGGTTGATGTTATCGAGCAGGAAGCTGCCCAGGGTAGGAAGATAGTTGTGAACATAAGTGGTGGAAGAAAACCCCAGGCTCTTGGAGCTCTTTTCGGGTGTTACGCCAGGCATAAGATGATAGAGAGAATAGTTTACGTTACAGAAGAAGATAAACAGGTGCTTGACCTTCCAATACTGAACTTTGGAATATCTGAAACCAAACTCATGGTGCTTGAGGAACTCAAGAAGGGTGATATTTCAGTTAAGAACCTTGCAATAAAAATAGGGATAAGCAGGGGAATGACCTACAATCACATAAGAGAACTCAGGGAAATGGGCTTTATAGCACCGGATAAACTTGAAATAACAACTGCAGGAGAACTTGCAGTCATATGAATTAGCTTGTTTTTGAAATTATTTTTTAGGGTTTTATTGGGGAATTCCCTAAAAGTTTCGAGGGATTTTTAATGCACATGGTGTGAACATCCTCCATGGAAAGTCCCTGTTCCAACATATTTTTTACGAATATCCTCATTCCAGTTGATGGGGATGGATTGTGTTTTTGACCAAAATCAGTTGCCATCACGCACCGTGATGATCCAACGTGCCTAACTGCTTCTGCAATTGCTGCAGGGTCAAGACAGTCATGTTCAGGCATGCATGCAACGAAACAGTGTTCAAGGTAGGCATGGCGTGACATCTCCCTCTGCTCATCCAGGGAGGCACCAACAACACCTGTCATGGGATGGTTCACAAGAACACGTTTCAACCCTGCACTCATTGCCATGTCAATGACCTGGAATATATCGTGGGGTTTTAAATGTCCAGTTGCAAGGACCATGTCCTCCTGGCAGATGGTGTTGATGATGGATTCAAGTTTCTCCCAGTCCATAAAGGTTTCAGTGTATGATACCGTTGGAAGCCAGACCATTTTACCTCCCATACGTGCTGAGGTTTTAACTGCATCTACGTTGAGTCCCCCAACACTTTTATTCAAACAGACACCACCAAGTACCCTGAATCCTGTTGCCTTTTCTGCTATTCCTGCACGGCCTGCTGTTGGTTCGAGGTGGGATTTCAGGACTATTGCTCGCATACCATTTAACTTTGCATCCTCTGCTGCCTCAATATCGTTCAAAAGCCTTGGTTTAACATCAGGGGCTGTGTGGATGTGGGTGTCTATGAATCCCTTGAGATCAAAGGATAAAAGAACATCTTCAAAGGATTCAGCACCAGTAATGCAATTCTCTGAATCTTCAAAGCTTAAACATGGCCCTGATTCTGTATTACATGTTTCTTCTAGAGTAACTCCGAATTCAAGCTTTTTTAACTTCGTCATAAAGGTTTCTTCCCTGGGAGTCCATTGTAACTATCAAGGGTCCAAATTCCTTGACTTCAAGTTCCCACATTGCCTCTGGAACCCCGAGATCCAGCCAGTTAACACTCCTTATCTTTTCAACAGATTTCACGTAGAGGGCTGCACATCCACCAACAGCGGTCATGTAAACGGATCCTGTGTCCTGGAGTGCCTCTGATGTGGCTTCATCCATACCTCCCTTTCCAACTATGGCACCAACTCCCAACCTTATGACCTGGGGTTCGTAGGGGTTCATTCTGGTGCTGGTTGTGGGTCCCACTGCAACCATCTCATAGTCGTCCCCGGATTTTCTGATTATGGGGCCTGCATGGAATATGACCTCTCCCTCAAGTTCCACAGGAGCTCCGTCCTCAACTATGCGTTTGTGTGCACTGTCACGGGCTGTGAATATTCTTCCAGAAATGTACACGGTATCTCCAACCTGGAGTTTCTTTGTTTCATCAGTTGATAGGGGTGTTTGAAGCTTAATACTCATTTTTAGTTCACCTTTTTTGTGTGTGCATGGTTTAATATGAAAACACAATAAATATCATTATAAACCATGGTGTAATAATATAGATATTCAACTTCATTACAAATAAAATCATTTGCAATTTTGGTGGGTATAGAATTCCATCACTGCAACTGATTGGATAATAAGAATTACAATGATTTTTTTAGAGGTATCGTTTTTATGTCAGCACAGGATAAGGTAGTAGGTCTCAGCAAGTACATGGTAAGTCTTCCATCAAACAATTTTTCAGTTCTATCCATGCTCTTTATAAGTTTCATTACAGGAGCTGCAGCTTCTCTGATACACCCAGCAGCAGGGGATTCCATACTCTACAGTATAATCTACGGGGGTGCTTCAGGATTTCTCATGTTCGGTTTGATGTCCATGATGGCAGGGGCAATGACCCAGCCCATGATCAACGCCCTTGAGGGCAGGCACATGAAGATGAAGCAGTCCATGTTCCTATCCCTGGTTTCAATGTTCATAGTTGCCCTTATCTACGTTGTTGGAAGTCTTATATCCTCATTCACAGTCTACAACTACACCATCGATGCATTGATATTTGGATGTGCTGTTATATTTGCAATTAGGACCATAGTGCTCTGGTCAACCTCCAATATCAGTCTTTTGAAGTCCATACCTGCAGCTGCAACCCAACCTGCCCTGATCATATCCATGGTCATAGTGCTGGTTTCCCTCACAAGCTTCACAACCAACATAGGTTACTTCAGCATAATCCCACTCCTTTTCAAGATCATCATTGCATCTTTAATACTGGTGGCTGCAATCTACTCCTTCGTGACCATCATTGAATCTCCAATGAAGAGAAACCTTGGAGTTGGTGGGCTTGAACTTCTGAGCCTGTTTCTTGCCCACACCACGGAGGGGTCAAAGGCACTTGAGGGCATCTTCGAGGATATTGGTGAGGCAATAGACACCTTAACCGGTGTTATAAGTTTCAAGGGAAAAGAGGGTATGAAGGCTGTTTTCATAACCCCTGGAGTACACCCCGGACCTGTTGGTAACATAGGTGGGGGTAACATGCCAACTGAGATTGCAGAAAGCTTCGATGTCTTCACAATGGTTTCACACGGCCCATCAACCCACGACTTCAACCCTGTTTCTGGAAGGGAGGTTAAGAAGCTTGAGGGTGTTGTTAAGGATTCCCTGAAAACTGCCAGTTACGCACCGCGTGCAAGCAAATTCATCCGGGTTCAAAGTGGTAACGCACGTATAGGCGCCCAGTACTTCAACGATACACTGCTCCTTCTTGCAACCTTTGCACCCCAGGGCTTCGATGACATAGACTTCGGTGTTGGACTGGCTGTTTCAAACCTTGCAAAGGCAGTTACAGGGGCAGAGAACGTTGTTCTGGTTGACTGTCACAACTCCTTCAAGGGAGAGGGTGGAAGGATACTCCCAGGTAACAGGGAGGTCTTCGAGTTAATGGAGGCAGTTGAAAAACTTCCAAAAATGGACAAGGATCAGCCCCTGAGGATTGGATGTGCACACAACCCCCTGGTTGAAATAAGTAAGGATGATGGTGTGGGACAGAGTGGTTTGAAGGTTATGGTGGTTGAGGTTGGAGGTGAAAGAACCGCTTACATAGTCCTGGACTCCAACAACATGAAGATAGGCTTCAGGGCAAGGATCATGGACGCCCTTGCTGATCTGGACGTCCAGAACATGGAGGTCATGACAACAGACACCCACTTCGTTAACACCCTCTCAGGCGGCCACAACCCCGTGGGTACCCACAAAGGTGATGAAATAATCGCTGCCATCGTTCAGTGTACAAAGGATGCCCTAGATGATATTGAGGATGTTGAGGTGGCCTCAGATGTGGCCAAGATTGAGGGTATCAAGACCATGGGGCCCCTGCACTCAACAGAGCTCGTTACAACCATCAGTTCCATCGTGGCTGTGAGCAGGATCTTCGCACCCCTCATGTTCATCTTCGCCTTCCTCTTTGCATTCCTGTGGATATTCTATTGGGCGCTGTGAAGGATAAAAAACTGTTTACACCTCCCCCAAAAAAAGGAAACCAATTATTTTAAAAATTAATTATTTTTTTATGTATATCTTGAAAAAAAGAAGATCAAAAGATTGAATTTTGAAGGTCTTAAAAAAACGTTGCTACCTTAAAAAAGATCTTTAAAGAGAGGTTTATCTTAAAGAAGATCTTAAAAAATGAAGTTATATTAAAAAGGATCTTTGAATTAAAAATAGCTTTATAAAATTAAGTTATCTTTAAAAATGAAGTTTTAAAAATTAAAAAAATTAAAAAAAGGTAGATTGGGTTTTACATGATTGAGAAGTTGTAGAAAACAACCCAAACCAGCATCCAGAGGAAGAAGAAGGGTACAATTCCACTCCACAGCCATCCCTTGAATCCTCCAACCTCTTCCTTCCCGAAGAGTCTCTCGGAGATGTTACCAGATATGTAAAGAATTATAAGACCTATTAAAACTGCAAGAACTTCATTTTTGCCAAGGGCACCTATTAATCCGCTTGATAATGCATATGATGCATATCCTGCAATTATTGCAGCCACTGCATGTACCGCTGTTACTTTAGCATCCACGTCCATATTTTTTACCTCATCCATTTCATTATTTAACTATTGAGCACAAATATACAATCTGATGTAAATTTAAAAAGTGTTTAAGAAGAAGTTTTAAACTCCATATGTTTTAAAGTTATGTTTTATCCCATAATAAAAAGTTGTTAAATGTTAAAAAAATTTTTTTATCCACAATTCAAGGTGTTTTTCAATGAAAACCATGTCAAACGTTGATGTTTACGCTATCTGCACCGAACTTAAAGATACATTAAAGGATGCAAGGGTTGATAAAGCTTACCAACCCACCAAAGACACTGTGCTTATCAGATTCCACATACCAGGTAAAGGTAGGACTGACGTTGTCTTCCAGGCAGGTACGAGGGTGCACACAACCCAGTACCCTCCAGAAAACCCCAAGATCCCACCATCATTTCCCATGCTGCTTCGAAAACATCTCAAGGGAGGTACAATAACCGATGTGAGGCAGCACCATTTCGACAGGATCATGGAGCTGGACATTCAGAAGGAGCACCGCTACACCCTGGTTGTGGAGCTCTTTTCCAAGGGCAACATAATACTCGTTGATGAGGAGGGAACCATCATACTCCCACTCAAACGCAAGCTGTGGCAGGACAGGAAAATATCCTCAAAGGAGATATACAAGTATCCTCCAGAAAACGAATTTAATCCATTGAAAGCTGAAAAAGAAGATATTAAAAAACTTTTCATGGATTCTGATCGTGACGTTGTGAGAACCCTTGCAGGAAGCGGACTTGGAGGTCTCTACGCTGAGGAGATAGTCCTAAGATCAGATGTTGACAAGAAGAAATCTGCTACAGATCTGGAAGAAGCTGAACTTGAAGCCATCTACAATGCATTTCAAGAGCTTTTCCAACCCCTCAAAGACCATGCATTCCATCCAAGGATAATCTCAGGTGAAAAGGAAGATGTTCTACCCCTCGAACTTAGGAAATACGAGGGTTTTGAATCCAAAACCTTTGAAACCTACAACCAGGCTGCAGATGAATTCTACAGCAGCAGGGTTGGTGAGGACATCAAGAAGGTTCATGAGGATATATGGGCCCGTGAAATTGGTAAGTATGAGAAGAGGATGAAGATCCAGCTTGAAACCCTTGAAAACTTCAAGAAAACAATTGTGGAATCCACAATAAAGGGGGATGCACTCTACGCCCACTACCATGAAGTTCAGGACATGATAAACACCATAATGGAAGCCCGTAAGAACTACTCATGGGCAGAGGTTTCCTCGACCATTAAAAAGGCCAAGAAACATGGAGCAGCAGGTCTTGAATCCATTGAAGCTGTGGACAAAATGGGGGTTATGGATTTAAACCTTGAGGGTGTCAGGGTTCAGGTGGACTCCAACATAGGCATACCTGAAAACGCTGAGAAATATTACAACAAGGGTAAAAAGGCCAAAAGGAAAATAAATGGTGTTAACATAGCCATTGAAAAAACCCAGGCAGAGATAGACAAGGCAAAAAACAAAAGGGAGATCGCCATGGAGAAGGTTCTCGTACCCCAGAAAAGGGTCAGGAAAGAACTTAAATGGTTTGAAAAACTTCGATGGTTCGTATCATCCGATGGAAACCTTGTTATTGGTGGTAGAGATGCAACAACCAATGAGATGGTTGTTAAAAAGCACCTTGAAAACAGGGATGTTTACTTCCACTCTGACATACACGGTGCTGCTTCCGTTGTTGTTAAGGGAGGTGAGGGTGAGATATCAGAGGAAACACTCATTGAGGCTGCATCCTTCTCTGCATCCTTCTCCAGTGCGTGGCAGAAGGGTTTCAGCACCCACGATGTTTACTGGGTTCACCCGGATCAGGTCTCAAAAACTCCCCAGTCAGGTGAGTTCGTTGCAAAGGGCGCCTTCATAATCAGGGGCTCCAGAAACTACATGAGAGGTGTTCCACTCCTTGTGGCAGTGGGTATCGTGGACTACGAGGGTGAAAGGGTTATGGCAGGTCCTCCAGAGGCAGTTTCAGCCTACACCGATAACTACGCGGTTATAAAACCTGGTTACACCAAGAAAGAGGAGATGGCCCGTCAGATAAGGAACAAGATCGACAACGAAGGTGTTCTATCCATTGAGGATGTTGTGCGTGTTCTTCCATCTGGTAAATGTGATTTTGTGGATAAGAGGAGTCTGAAGTGGAAGAGGTAGGGGTTTTCTGACTCTTCAGCAAAAACTTCCCTTCAATAAGATTCAAACAATTTTTTAAAGGATTAATTCTTTTTTTAGATCCATTAAGTTTAATTCCATTGAAAATCTGTTAAAATAATCAAAATTAGAATAATTAGAAACATATAAACATAAAAAATAGGATTTAATTGTTTAATGGATTGAATTATCAAGTGGGATCAACTGATTTTTAAAAAAATGTTGAAGTGATCTGTAGCACAAGTATGCAGCAGGCAACACCGTGGCGATGCCAGAAACAGGCACACCTAAAAAAAAATAATGTTCCCCTTTTCTTTTTTTATTTTTTTGTCCAAAATATGGGTTTAAAGTTAATATCTAAATCCTCAGACCATATTTATTCTAAAATCAGCTTTTGAAATTAGTTTTTAAGTTAGATTTAAAATTAATTTAAATAAAAAAATAACGAAAATAAAAAGATTTAATAATGTAAATCTTCTAAAGCTTCTCCTTATCCTTCATCTGCTTTTTAAGAAGAAAATTGATGTCTATGAGGTACTTTCCCTCCTCATCAGAGATTATTATGGAATCCTCCTTCATGAGGGATGGCAGATCCACCTCGTAGATACCATTGTCCCTGACCATTATGGTCTCAACAGAATCTCCATTTATCTCATGGATCTCTTTGACCTTACCCTTTTGCCGGTACTCAAAGTATTTACTACCGCATTCTGGGCATCCATTCATTATAAGGTCTTTGGAGTCTTCCTCGTATTCTGCACCGCATTTAATGCATCGATGCATCTGCATCACCCAGATTCGCGATCATTGAAAGGAAATTGGACCGCTTCTTAACCGTTTTCATAACATTTGCAGGACCTATTATGGTTATGCCTATGGTTTTACGCTTTGAAAGTCCGAAGAATGATTTTTCATCCTTTTCCAGGGTGTATATGTCGATTCCCATGAAGTTTTCAACATCTATCTCCCTCATGGTGGTTTCTATGAGTTCAGCTTCCTCTTCAGGGGCCAGTCCCCCTTCTATCACAACAAGATCTCCATTTTTCACTTTATCCACTATCATGGATACTTTTTCCATGCTCGTGTGGGATGTGAGTGCATCTGAGGATAGAAAATCCATTTTTAGAGCATTTATATTAACATCATCCATTTTATTGACCTCGAAGAGTTTTTATCTGAAGGTTTCCACCATTGCCTGGTAAAGGTCCCCTGTGTTCTCACCGTGGAGTGCTGAGATTGGCACAACCTTGTGCTGTGGGAATACAGAGAATATACGTTCTGGGGATGATTCTGGAAGGTCTATCTTGTTGGCAACTATCACGAAGGGTATTTTACGGGCTTCAAGGTTTCCTATGATGGTTATGTTGGCCTGGGTCAGTGGATCCTTGGTTGCATCCACAACCAGAAGAACACCTGTAACATCATCCAACCATTTTATTGCCTCTATTATTCCCTTGGTTGCTTCCTTAGCCCTTTCCTTGGCCTCTGCCTCTGAGAGTCCAAATTCCAGGAAGTTCTTGTAGTCTATCTTGGTTGCAATACCTGGTGTGTCCACTATGTCGAAGTCCAGTTCAACTCCGTCCTGTTTTATTGTGACCTGTTCCTGACGGCAGACCTTCCTTGTTTCGTGTGGAATCTCTGAAACAAGACCTATGGGCTTTCCCACCCAGTCGTTTGACATGGTATTGGCAAGTGTGGTTTTACCAGAATTTGGGTGACCGTAGAATCCTATTTTGAGTTTCCTTTCCTTTCCCATTAGTTTGTCCAGAATGTCCTGGAAGAATTTTCTTCTGAAGAATTTCCGCATACTTATCACTTTATCACTCTTGGTAGCTTTCACCGGGTTGAAGTGTTACAACCTTAACCTTTGGATTGGATGAACGGACCATGTCCGTGAATTCTAGGGGGTTTTGTTCAATTGCAGGGTAGGTGTTGTAGTGCATTGGAAGGATCACCTCTGGATTCAACCATTCTGCAGCTATTGCTGCTTCAAATGGCCCCATTGTGTATCTGTCACCTATAGGTAGCATGGCTATGTCTGGACTGTATATGTGGTTTATAACTGCCTTCATATCTGAGAAGATTCCTGTGTC is a genomic window of Methanobacterium congolense containing:
- a CDS encoding Zn-ribbon domain-containing protein; the encoded protein is MHRCIKCGAEYEEDSKDLIMNGCPECGSKYFEYRQKGKVKEIHEINGDSVETIMVRDNGIYEVDLPSLMKEDSIIISDEEGKYLIDINFLLKKQMKDKEKL
- a CDS encoding Era-like GTP-binding protein produces the protein MRKFFRRKFFQDILDKLMGKERKLKIGFYGHPNSGKTTLANTMSNDWVGKPIGLVSEIPHETRKVCRQEQVTIKQDGVELDFDIVDTPGIATKIDYKNFLEFGLSEAEAKERAKEATKGIIEAIKWLDDVTGVLLVVDATKDPLTQANITIIGNLEARKIPFVIVANKIDLPESSPERIFSVFPQHKVVPISALHGENTGDLYQAMVETFR
- the rqcH gene encoding ribosome rescue protein RqcH, which produces MKTMSNVDVYAICTELKDTLKDARVDKAYQPTKDTVLIRFHIPGKGRTDVVFQAGTRVHTTQYPPENPKIPPSFPMLLRKHLKGGTITDVRQHHFDRIMELDIQKEHRYTLVVELFSKGNIILVDEEGTIILPLKRKLWQDRKISSKEIYKYPPENEFNPLKAEKEDIKKLFMDSDRDVVRTLAGSGLGGLYAEEIVLRSDVDKKKSATDLEEAELEAIYNAFQELFQPLKDHAFHPRIISGEKEDVLPLELRKYEGFESKTFETYNQAADEFYSSRVGEDIKKVHEDIWAREIGKYEKRMKIQLETLENFKKTIVESTIKGDALYAHYHEVQDMINTIMEARKNYSWAEVSSTIKKAKKHGAAGLESIEAVDKMGVMDLNLEGVRVQVDSNIGIPENAEKYYNKGKKAKRKINGVNIAIEKTQAEIDKAKNKREIAMEKVLVPQKRVRKELKWFEKLRWFVSSDGNLVIGGRDATTNEMVVKKHLENRDVYFHSDIHGAASVVVKGGEGEISEETLIEAASFSASFSSAWQKGFSTHDVYWVHPDQVSKTPQSGEFVAKGAFIIRGSRNYMRGVPLLVAVGIVDYEGERVMAGPPEAVSAYTDNYAVIKPGYTKKEEMARQIRNKIDNEGVLSIEDVVRVLPSGKCDFVDKRSLKWKR
- a CDS encoding EMC6-like membrane protein is translated as MDEVKNMDVDAKVTAVHAVAAIIAGYASYALSSGLIGALGKNEVLAVLIGLIILYISGNISERLFGKEEVGGFKGWLWSGIVPFFFLWMLVWVVFYNFSIM
- a CDS encoding DUF2073 domain-containing protein; amino-acid sequence: MDDVNINALKMDFLSSDALTSHTSMEKVSMIVDKVKNGDLVVIEGGLAPEEEAELIETTMREIDVENFMGIDIYTLEKDEKSFFGLSKRKTIGITIIGPANVMKTVKKRSNFLSMIANLGDADASMH